A single window of Synechococcus sp. CBW1004 DNA harbors:
- a CDS encoding phage holin family protein, which translates to MGALMWLIQWPIRALILLLVSRLPLGVEMASFPIALLSAVVIGLLGTLLVWPLKFLLAPIWAITSIGGLIGPISFLFNWLITIILFGLAAWLIQGFRLKNGLASAALGALVYSVLSYFILKFLGLEVPLTRAMTQLLSGFVA; encoded by the coding sequence ATGGGTGCTCTGATGTGGTTGATCCAGTGGCCGATCCGGGCCCTGATCCTGCTGCTGGTCTCACGCCTGCCACTCGGAGTCGAGATGGCCAGCTTTCCGATCGCCCTGCTCTCGGCGGTGGTGATCGGGCTCCTGGGCACACTGCTGGTGTGGCCCCTGAAGTTCCTGCTGGCGCCGATCTGGGCGATCACCTCCATCGGCGGCCTGATCGGTCCGATCTCGTTTCTGTTCAACTGGCTGATCACGATCATCCTGTTCGGTCTGGCGGCCTGGCTGATCCAGGGGTTCCGCCTGAAGAACGGCCTGGCGAGCGCAGCCCTCGGCGCCCTCGTCTACAGCGTGCTCAGCTACTTCATCCTCAAGTTTCTCGGGCTGGAGGTTCCCCTCACCCGCGCCATGACCCAGCTGCTCTCCGGTTTCGTCGCCTGA
- the uvrB gene encoding excinuclease ABC subunit UvrB — translation MPFQLHAPYQPSGDQPEAIAGLVAGVDQGERYQTLLGATGTGKTFTIANVIARTGRPTLVLAHNKTLAAQLCNELREFFPNNAVEYFISYYDYYQPEAYVPVSDTYIAKTASINEEIDMLRHSATRSLFERRDVIVVASISCIYGLGIPSEYLKAAVQFRVGESLDLRSSLRDLVNNQYSRNDIEIARGRFRVRGDVLEIGPAYEDRLVRIELFGDEVEAIRYVDPTSGEILQSLDTISIYPAKHFVTPKERLQSAIQAIRSELRERLDVLNSQGRLLEAQRLEQRTSYDLEMLEQVGYCNGVENYARHLAGREAGTPPECLIDYFPDDWLLVVDESHVTCSQLQAMYNGDQSRKQVLIEHGFRLPSAADNRPLKGEEFWQKARQTIFVSATPGDWEMTQSSGQVVEQVIRPTGVLDPVVEVRPTEGQVDDLLGEIRVRADKQERVLVTTLTKRMAEDLTDYLAENGVRVRYLHSEIHSIERIEIIQDLRNGEYDVLVGVNLLREGLDLPEVSLVAILDADKEGFLRAERSLIQTIGRAARHVEGVALLYADNLTDSMAKAISETERRRAIQQTYNEKHGITPTPAGKRAGNSILAFLEISRRLSDDQLEQASEQAIHNDVPLDSLPELIQQLEDRMKTAAKNLEFEEAAQLRDRIKNLRQKLVGKS, via the coding sequence ATGCCTTTCCAGCTCCACGCCCCCTATCAACCCAGCGGTGATCAGCCGGAGGCGATCGCCGGCCTCGTGGCCGGGGTGGACCAGGGTGAGCGCTATCAGACGCTGCTGGGGGCCACGGGCACCGGCAAGACCTTCACGATCGCCAATGTGATCGCCCGCACCGGCCGGCCGACACTGGTGCTGGCCCATAACAAGACACTGGCGGCACAGCTCTGCAATGAGCTGCGCGAATTCTTCCCGAACAACGCCGTTGAATATTTCATCTCCTACTACGACTACTATCAACCGGAAGCTTATGTTCCGGTTTCAGACACCTACATCGCCAAGACAGCGTCGATCAATGAAGAGATCGACATGCTGCGACACTCCGCCACCCGCTCCCTGTTTGAGCGGCGTGATGTCATCGTGGTGGCCTCAATCAGCTGTATCTATGGCCTGGGAATCCCCAGCGAATACCTGAAGGCAGCAGTGCAGTTCCGGGTGGGCGAGAGTCTTGATCTGCGCTCCTCCCTGCGGGACCTGGTCAACAACCAGTACTCCCGCAACGACATCGAGATCGCCCGGGGACGCTTCCGGGTACGCGGTGATGTGCTCGAAATCGGACCCGCCTATGAAGATCGTCTGGTGCGCATCGAACTGTTCGGCGATGAGGTGGAGGCGATCCGCTACGTCGATCCCACCAGCGGTGAGATCCTGCAGAGCCTGGACACCATCAGCATCTACCCGGCCAAGCACTTCGTCACCCCAAAGGAACGGCTGCAGTCAGCGATCCAGGCGATCCGCTCCGAGCTGCGTGAACGGCTCGACGTGCTCAACAGCCAGGGACGCCTGCTCGAGGCCCAGCGCCTGGAACAGCGCACCAGCTATGACCTCGAGATGCTGGAGCAGGTGGGGTACTGCAACGGCGTCGAGAACTATGCCCGCCACCTGGCCGGCCGCGAAGCGGGAACACCACCGGAGTGTCTGATCGATTACTTCCCGGACGACTGGCTGCTGGTGGTGGATGAGAGCCACGTCACCTGCTCCCAGCTCCAGGCGATGTACAACGGCGATCAGAGCCGCAAGCAGGTGCTGATTGAACACGGCTTCCGCCTGCCGAGCGCCGCCGATAATCGACCGCTCAAAGGGGAGGAGTTCTGGCAGAAGGCGCGCCAGACGATCTTTGTGAGCGCGACTCCCGGCGACTGGGAAATGACGCAGAGCAGTGGCCAGGTGGTGGAGCAGGTGATCCGACCGACCGGCGTGCTGGATCCGGTGGTGGAGGTCAGACCCACCGAGGGACAGGTGGATGATCTGCTCGGGGAGATCCGCGTGCGGGCCGACAAGCAGGAACGGGTGCTGGTGACGACGCTGACCAAGCGCATGGCCGAAGACCTCACGGACTACCTGGCGGAGAACGGTGTGCGGGTGCGCTATCTGCACTCGGAAATCCATTCCATCGAGCGGATTGAGATCATCCAGGATCTGCGCAACGGAGAATATGACGTGCTGGTGGGCGTCAACCTGCTGCGCGAGGGTCTGGATCTCCCTGAAGTGTCACTGGTCGCCATTCTCGATGCCGACAAGGAAGGATTCCTGCGCGCCGAGCGCTCCCTGATTCAGACAATCGGCCGTGCCGCCCGCCACGTGGAGGGGGTGGCGCTGCTCTACGCGGACAATCTCACCGACAGCATGGCCAAGGCCATTTCGGAGACGGAGCGGCGACGGGCGATTCAGCAGACCTATAACGAAAAACACGGCATCACACCCACACCGGCCGGCAAGCGCGCCGGCAATTCGATCCTGGCCTTCCTGGAGATCTCCAGACGCCTCAGCGATGACCAGCTCGAACAGGCCAGCGAACAGGCGATTCACAACGACGTGCCGCTTGATTCCCTGCCGGAGTTGATTCAGCAGCTGGAGGACAGGATGAAGACGGCCGCGAAGAACCTGGAGTTCGAGGAAGCCGCCCAGCTGCGCGACCGCATCAAGAACCTGCGCCAGAAACTGGTCGGCAAGAGCTGA
- the tilS gene encoding tRNA lysidine(34) synthetase TilS, which translates to MILPSGPGTPAAWSSDHLRLHRSLLRRPELLPRGAPLLLAVSGGQDSMAMAGLLLDLQPLHHWRLHLWHGDHAWREDSAQQACELQSWARDRQLPIRVERLEAPETRGNREAAARRWRYRCLQREALRLACHHVLTAHTASDRAETVLLHLARGSHRRGLVALRRRQPLAALLGSEPARVPGERPGRSGTAIVSREVEGGSGDVPAHSPPGSQPREPIGPDAPVPAPAAFSTLWLVRPLQLFTRQDTERICRHEGWPIWQDATNAQLELSRNRIRAQVLPVLEQLHPGAARRISDQAERLAAEQEQQQELLDLALIPVQIGPLQLDRGALLRLSRASQGLLLQHWLRRCRGQELDSRSLAELLPRLEMQRGPGRMDLAGGWQLSWRGTTLALRPPRLIAGHG; encoded by the coding sequence GTGATTCTCCCATCCGGGCCCGGAACCCCAGCGGCCTGGAGCTCCGATCACCTCCGTCTGCACCGCAGCCTGCTGCGCCGGCCGGAGCTGTTGCCCCGTGGCGCCCCTCTGCTGCTGGCCGTTTCCGGCGGCCAGGATTCCATGGCGATGGCCGGATTGCTGCTGGATCTGCAGCCTCTCCACCACTGGCGCCTGCACCTCTGGCACGGCGACCACGCCTGGCGGGAGGACTCGGCGCAGCAGGCCTGCGAACTGCAGAGCTGGGCGCGGGATCGGCAGCTGCCGATCCGGGTGGAGCGTCTGGAGGCGCCAGAGACCCGGGGCAACCGGGAGGCGGCTGCCCGCCGCTGGCGGTATCGGTGCCTGCAGCGGGAGGCGTTGCGGCTGGCCTGCCACCACGTGCTCACGGCCCACACCGCCAGCGACCGGGCTGAAACGGTGCTGCTGCACCTGGCCCGCGGCAGCCATCGTCGCGGCCTGGTGGCTCTGCGGCGTCGCCAACCCCTGGCCGCCCTTCTGGGTTCTGAACCGGCCCGTGTGCCGGGGGAGCGTCCCGGCCGGAGCGGTACCGCGATCGTTTCGAGGGAGGTGGAGGGGGGCTCCGGGGACGTTCCAGCCCACTCGCCGCCTGGCTCGCAGCCGCGTGAGCCGATCGGTCCGGATGCGCCCGTCCCTGCCCCGGCAGCCTTCTCGACGCTGTGGCTGGTCCGGCCCCTGCAGCTGTTCACCCGTCAGGACACCGAGCGGATCTGCCGCCATGAGGGCTGGCCCATCTGGCAGGACGCCACCAATGCGCAGCTGGAGCTGAGCCGCAATCGCATCCGTGCCCAGGTGCTGCCGGTGCTGGAGCAGCTCCATCCCGGAGCAGCCCGCCGCATCAGCGACCAGGCGGAACGGCTCGCCGCCGAGCAGGAGCAGCAGCAGGAGCTCCTTGATCTGGCCCTGATTCCGGTTCAGATCGGACCCCTGCAGCTGGATCGCGGCGCCCTGCTGCGGCTGTCGCGAGCCAGTCAGGGACTGCTGCTGCAGCATTGGTTGCGACGCTGCCGCGGCCAGGAACTGGACAGCCGCAGCCTGGCCGAGCTTCTGCCGCGTCTGGAGATGCAGCGGGGACCGGGTCGGATGGATCTCGCCGGCGGCTGGCAGTTGAGCTGGCGGGGAACCACACTGGCCCTGCGCCCTCCCCGCCTGATCGCCGGCCATGGCTGA
- the thrC gene encoding threonine synthase yields the protein MQDWPGLIEAYRDWLPVTAATPVITLREGATPLIPAPVIAERIGRGVKVFLKYDGLNPTGSFKDRGMTMAISKAREAGSEAVICASTGNTSAAAAAYARRGGMRAFVLIPDGYVAQGKLAQALLYGAEVLAVQGNFDRALAIVRDVADRYPVTLVNSLNPYRLQGQKTAAFEVVDALGEAPDWLCIPVGNAGNISAYWMGFNEYKAAGHSRRLPRMMGFQAAGAAPLVLGHTVEQPDTIATAIRIGNPVNKENALRARAESNGDFMAVTDAEIIEAYKLLGSGEGVFCEPASAASVAGLIKRREEVPAGATVVCVLTGNGLKDPTTAIENNDSRFHTGLAPDTEVVARVMGF from the coding sequence ATGCAGGACTGGCCGGGGCTGATCGAGGCCTATCGCGACTGGCTTCCGGTGACGGCGGCCACACCGGTGATCACCCTGCGGGAGGGCGCGACTCCACTGATTCCGGCACCGGTGATCGCCGAGCGGATCGGCCGGGGCGTGAAGGTCTTCCTCAAGTACGACGGCCTCAACCCCACCGGATCCTTCAAGGACCGGGGAATGACGATGGCCATCTCCAAAGCCCGCGAGGCGGGTTCGGAGGCCGTGATCTGCGCCAGCACCGGCAACACCTCCGCGGCGGCGGCCGCCTATGCCCGCCGCGGTGGCATGCGCGCCTTCGTGCTGATCCCCGACGGCTACGTGGCTCAGGGGAAGCTGGCCCAGGCCCTGCTCTATGGAGCGGAGGTCCTGGCCGTGCAGGGCAACTTCGACCGGGCCCTGGCGATCGTGCGCGACGTGGCCGATCGCTATCCGGTCACCCTGGTCAACTCGCTCAACCCCTACCGCCTGCAGGGGCAGAAGACCGCCGCCTTCGAGGTGGTGGATGCCCTGGGCGAAGCTCCCGACTGGCTGTGCATCCCCGTGGGCAACGCCGGCAACATCAGCGCCTACTGGATGGGCTTCAACGAGTACAAGGCCGCCGGCCACAGCCGCAGGCTGCCGCGCATGATGGGCTTTCAGGCCGCCGGAGCCGCTCCTCTGGTGCTGGGCCACACGGTGGAACAGCCGGACACCATCGCCACCGCGATCCGCATCGGCAACCCGGTGAACAAGGAGAACGCCCTCAGGGCCAGAGCCGAGAGCAACGGCGACTTCATGGCTGTGACCGATGCGGAGATCATCGAGGCCTACAAACTCCTGGGATCCGGTGAGGGAGTGTTCTGCGAGCCCGCCAGTGCCGCCTCTGTGGCCGGTCTGATCAAGCGTCGGGAGGAGGTTCCCGCCGGCGCCACGGTGGTCTGCGTGCTCACCGGCAACGGCCTGAAGGATCCGACCACGGCGATCGAGAACAACGACTCCCGCTTCCATACTGGCCTGGCTCCCGACACTGAAGTCGTGGCCCGGGTGATGGGCTTCTGA
- a CDS encoding DUF561 domain-containing protein: MSRLSSLPNALQSAVDQGRALKVIAGLTNFDTASVQRIARAAAAGGADLLDLACDPDLVRAVQAVAPELPLCVSAVDPELFPAAIEAGAVMAEIGNFDTFYAQGRVFSAAEVLELTRRTRELLPHVVLSVTVPHVLPLDEQEQLAVDLAEAGADLIQTEGGTSARPFSPGVLGLIEKAAPTLAAAHAISRALRAADRKTPVLCASGLSSATVPLALAAGAAGVGVGSAVNRLDDELAMIAVVRGLREAIGTTVTSLV; the protein is encoded by the coding sequence ATGTCGCGTCTCTCCAGCCTGCCCAACGCTCTGCAGAGCGCCGTGGACCAGGGGCGGGCCCTCAAGGTGATCGCGGGTCTCACCAATTTCGATACCGCGTCAGTGCAGCGCATCGCCCGTGCCGCCGCCGCCGGTGGCGCCGACCTGCTCGACCTGGCCTGCGACCCGGACCTGGTGCGCGCCGTCCAGGCGGTGGCACCTGAGCTCCCTCTTTGCGTCTCGGCGGTGGACCCGGAGCTGTTCCCGGCGGCGATCGAGGCCGGTGCAGTGATGGCGGAGATCGGCAACTTCGACACCTTCTATGCCCAGGGCCGGGTGTTCAGCGCCGCCGAGGTGCTGGAGCTGACCCGCCGCACCCGTGAGCTCCTTCCCCACGTGGTGCTGTCGGTCACGGTGCCCCACGTGCTGCCCCTCGACGAGCAGGAACAGCTGGCCGTCGACCTCGCTGAAGCCGGCGCGGATCTGATCCAGACCGAAGGTGGCACCAGCGCCCGTCCCTTCAGCCCGGGCGTCCTCGGTCTGATCGAGAAGGCGGCCCCCACCCTGGCCGCCGCCCATGCCATCAGCCGGGCCCTGCGGGCCGCCGACCGGAAGACCCCGGTGCTCTGTGCCTCGGGTCTCTCCAGCGCCACCGTGCCCCTGGCCCTGGCGGCCGGTGCCGCCGGCGTGGGCGTGGGCAGCGCCGTCAACCGCCTCGACGATGAACTGGCGATGATCGCCGTGGTGCGCGGGCTGCGGGAAGCGATCGGAACGACCGTCACCAGCCTGGTCTGA
- a CDS encoding ABC1 kinase family protein, with amino-acid sequence MTAAPPPGSEHDRGGGVATDAQEPATRTSLPDSDNPASGASSNSGAAAATVPVSQAVVTANDTAAEQALAAMRAAVFGTDPMAPAPPALPRISAPPDSAAPVNSNPGGSKDELGDFIEAAGLLRYDPDAITRIYAGHPERLLRRLWQTLVPISLYLLGVATDWFTGSLKLPDRARSRARECAELLAQLGPAFIKAGQALSTRPDIVPPLLLEELAQLQDQLPGFSSALAMACIEEDLGAPVETIYAQLDREPISAASLGQVHRGVLISGERVAVKVQRPGLREQITLDLYIVRQIAAWLNRNVRLIRSDLVALIDELGRRVFEEMDYLNEASNAETFAQLHSHNTRIAVPRIFRQATSRRVLTMEWIDGVKLTNLEAVRELGIDPDDMVTVGVNCSLQQLLEHGFFHADPHPGNLLALPDGRLAYLDFGMMSEVSRESRTGLIQAVVHLVNRNFSKLSNDFVSLGFLAEDVDLSPIVPAFESVFGQALEMGVSRMDFKAVTDDLSGVMYRFPFRVPPYYALIIRSLVTLEGIALSVDPDFKILGAAYPYFARRLMEDPDPSLRRSLREMLFDGEEFRWQRLENLVSSAALQDQLDLEALLDQVLDFLFSANGGMLRQQLVDATVERMDQLAWSMAVKLGRRLPSRLLPPGLRQETRRPLRSTRELLLELEPLRQLVAILSQLPGFEPSLLLRRLPRVLSEPELRRMGGAVARGLAQRGVVRLLRDVLVSDMPAQDTVRDTVPAA; translated from the coding sequence ATGACTGCCGCCCCGCCCCCTGGCAGCGAGCACGATCGCGGAGGCGGTGTGGCCACCGATGCTCAGGAGCCTGCCACCCGAACGAGCCTCCCTGACAGCGACAACCCGGCCAGCGGTGCTTCCTCCAACAGCGGAGCAGCGGCAGCCACCGTCCCTGTCTCTCAGGCCGTCGTCACTGCGAACGACACCGCCGCCGAGCAGGCGCTGGCGGCGATGCGCGCCGCCGTGTTCGGCACCGATCCGATGGCGCCTGCGCCGCCGGCCCTCCCCCGCATCAGCGCTCCCCCCGATTCCGCCGCCCCTGTGAACAGCAACCCCGGAGGCAGCAAGGACGAGCTGGGCGACTTCATCGAGGCCGCCGGTCTGCTGCGCTACGACCCCGACGCCATCACCCGCATCTACGCCGGCCACCCCGAGCGCCTGCTGCGCCGGCTCTGGCAGACGCTGGTGCCGATCAGCCTGTATCTGCTCGGCGTCGCCACCGACTGGTTCACGGGCAGCCTCAAGCTCCCCGACCGGGCGCGCTCCCGCGCCCGCGAATGCGCGGAGCTGCTGGCCCAGCTCGGTCCGGCGTTCATCAAGGCCGGCCAGGCCCTCTCCACACGCCCTGACATCGTGCCGCCCCTGCTGCTCGAGGAGCTGGCGCAGCTGCAGGACCAGCTCCCGGGCTTCTCCAGCGCCCTGGCGATGGCATGCATCGAGGAAGACCTGGGGGCGCCGGTGGAGACGATCTACGCCCAGCTGGACCGCGAACCGATCTCCGCCGCGTCCCTGGGCCAGGTGCACAGAGGCGTCCTGATCAGCGGCGAACGGGTGGCGGTGAAGGTGCAGCGGCCGGGCCTGCGCGAGCAGATCACGCTCGATCTCTACATCGTGCGTCAGATCGCCGCCTGGCTGAACCGCAACGTGCGACTGATCCGCAGTGATCTTGTCGCGCTGATCGATGAACTCGGAAGGCGTGTGTTCGAGGAGATGGACTATCTCAATGAGGCCTCCAACGCTGAGACGTTTGCCCAGCTGCACAGCCACAATACCCGCATCGCCGTGCCACGCATCTTCCGCCAGGCCACCAGCCGGCGGGTGCTGACGATGGAGTGGATCGATGGCGTCAAGCTCACCAATCTCGAGGCCGTGCGAGAGCTGGGCATTGACCCAGACGACATGGTGACCGTGGGGGTGAACTGCTCATTGCAGCAACTGCTGGAGCACGGCTTCTTCCACGCCGATCCTCACCCCGGCAACCTGCTGGCCCTGCCGGATGGCCGCCTGGCCTATCTTGACTTCGGCATGATGAGCGAGGTGAGCCGCGAGAGCCGCACTGGCCTGATCCAGGCGGTGGTGCATCTCGTCAACCGCAACTTCTCCAAACTCAGCAACGATTTTGTCAGCCTCGGATTCCTGGCTGAGGATGTCGATCTCTCCCCAATCGTGCCGGCTTTCGAAAGCGTGTTCGGCCAGGCCCTGGAAATGGGGGTGAGCCGCATGGACTTCAAGGCCGTCACCGATGACCTGTCGGGGGTGATGTATCGCTTCCCCTTCCGAGTGCCGCCCTATTACGCCCTGATCATCCGCTCGCTGGTGACCCTGGAGGGCATCGCTCTGAGCGTCGACCCCGACTTCAAGATCCTCGGGGCCGCCTATCCCTACTTCGCCCGGCGCCTGATGGAGGATCCGGATCCCTCGCTGCGCCGCAGCCTGCGCGAGATGCTGTTCGACGGCGAGGAATTCCGCTGGCAGCGCCTGGAGAATCTCGTCAGCAGTGCCGCGCTGCAGGATCAACTCGATCTCGAGGCCCTGCTGGACCAGGTGCTCGATTTTCTCTTCTCCGCCAATGGCGGCATGCTGCGCCAGCAGCTGGTCGACGCCACGGTCGAGCGGATGGACCAGCTGGCCTGGAGCATGGCCGTGAAGCTGGGTCGTCGCCTTCCCTCCCGCCTGCTGCCGCCGGGCCTGCGCCAGGAGACCCGCCGCCCCCTGCGCTCCACACGGGAGCTGCTGCTCGAGCTGGAACCTCTGCGTCAGCTGGTGGCGATCCTGAGTCAGCTGCCTGGCTTCGAGCCCTCGCTGCTGCTGCGTCGTCTGCCACGGGTGCTCAGCGAGCCCGAACTGCGCCGCATGGGAGGCGCCGTGGCACGGGGCCTGGCACAGCGGGGCGTTGTGCGCCTGCTGCGTGACGTGCTCGTCAGCGACATGCCTGCCCAGGACACCGTGCGCGACACCGTTCCGGCCGCCTAG
- a CDS encoding alpha/beta hydrolase, whose protein sequence is MRGSQGLRARLLGSALGLTLCVASPAAQAAQNVVFVSGAFRRSIPVADLVHLAETGQARGLLEDVLRLARQDPETVAKLLNESVNLPVVLVSRLLNTRIGEVLLQRLAQIVFPLNASSVGLPALRSAVILGIADNSKGLSALSFLQAYPSQEMAVSLPALMGLMGKASSISDLVRFFAESPLDGLRGEGGGGGAATRAAGSTAPPAAAATMKP, encoded by the coding sequence ATCCGCGGTTCCCAGGGTCTGCGTGCACGCCTGCTGGGGTCCGCCCTTGGCCTCACCCTCTGCGTGGCGTCCCCAGCCGCTCAGGCCGCCCAGAACGTCGTGTTCGTGAGTGGTGCCTTCCGCCGCTCGATCCCGGTGGCCGACCTGGTGCATCTGGCTGAAACAGGCCAGGCCCGCGGCCTGCTTGAGGACGTGCTGCGGCTGGCCCGCCAGGATCCCGAGACGGTGGCGAAGCTGCTGAACGAATCGGTCAACCTGCCGGTGGTACTGGTGAGCAGGCTGCTCAACACCCGCATCGGCGAGGTTCTGCTGCAGCGTCTCGCCCAGATCGTGTTCCCGCTCAACGCCTCATCCGTGGGCCTGCCGGCGCTGCGTTCGGCGGTGATCCTGGGGATCGCCGACAACAGCAAGGGGCTGTCCGCCCTGTCCTTCCTGCAGGCCTATCCCAGTCAGGAGATGGCGGTGAGCCTGCCGGCCCTGATGGGGCTGATGGGCAAGGCCAGCTCGATCAGCGATCTGGTGCGTTTCTTCGCCGAGTCGCCCCTGGATGGGCTGCGCGGCGAAGGAGGCGGTGGTGGGGCCGCCACGAGGGCTGCCGGAAGCACGGCACCGCCCGCCGCTGCAGCCACCATGAAGCCCTGA